Proteins encoded by one window of Rubrobacter indicoceani:
- a CDS encoding 3-hydroxyacyl-CoA dehydrogenase, translating to MKPEGSIFIVTGGGSGLGAATARALAESGAKVVLADVNQEAGDETAKSIGDEARFVKTDVTSESDVRAAVEAAGELGALRGLVNCAGIGTPGRVLGRDGAHPLEQFTKVVEINMIGTFNAIRLAAEAMAATEPTESGERGVIVNTASVAAFEGQIGQAAYSASKGGIVGMTLPIARELARSGIRVVTIAPGLFETPLLAGLPQEAQDSLGRQVPFPSRLGQPPEYAALVRHIVENEMLNGEVIRLDGAIRMAPK from the coding sequence ATGAAGCCGGAAGGAAGCATCTTCATCGTTACGGGCGGCGGCTCGGGGCTCGGGGCGGCGACGGCAAGGGCGCTGGCGGAGAGCGGGGCGAAGGTCGTTCTCGCCGACGTAAACCAGGAAGCCGGAGACGAGACGGCGAAGTCCATCGGGGATGAGGCGCGGTTCGTGAAGACGGACGTTACGAGCGAATCGGACGTTCGGGCGGCGGTCGAGGCCGCCGGAGAACTCGGGGCGCTCCGGGGGCTTGTGAACTGCGCCGGGATCGGGACGCCGGGCAGGGTTCTCGGCCGCGACGGAGCGCACCCTCTGGAGCAGTTCACGAAGGTCGTCGAGATCAACATGATCGGCACCTTCAACGCCATACGGCTCGCCGCCGAGGCGATGGCCGCGACCGAACCGACCGAGTCCGGCGAGCGCGGCGTTATAGTCAACACCGCGTCCGTCGCGGCCTTCGAGGGTCAGATCGGCCAGGCGGCCTACTCCGCGTCCAAAGGCGGCATCGTCGGCATGACCCTGCCCATCGCCCGAGAACTCGCCCGAAGCGGCATCCGCGTCGTGACTATCGCCCCCGGCCTCTTCGAGACGCCCCTGCTCGCCGGGCTGCCGCAGGAGGCGCAGGACTCTCTGGGCAGGCAGGTTCCGTTTCCGTCGAGGCTCGGTCAGCCGCCCGAGTACGCCGCGCTCGTCAGACACATAGTCGAGAACGAGATGCTCAACGGCGAGGTCATACGCCTGGACGGCGCTATCCGGATGGCCCCGAAATAG
- a CDS encoding NAD-glutamate dehydrogenase, whose translation MLAKDDVLELVVGRIGSQFSGGAAREVEAFVRRYYAWVPEEDLSDRSPVDVYGAAVSHYNFLKHRRPGEAKVRVYNPDHEQDGWRSTHTVVEIATDDMPFLVDSLSMELNRLGHGIHLLFHPIIAVRRDAGGNLTGLPDSGASDPESIYESIIHIEVERRTEPEVLDGLGRGLERVLSEVRAAVEDFGAMKDRVSEIAAELREAPSGAPDPAGARETADFLDWLAEDHFTFTGYREYELLEDPESGEDALYDVPDSGLGILRRSGSEPVASGSFARLSPPARRLARSPNLLNLTKTNAESRVHRPAHLDYIGIKKIDPAGNIVGERRFLGMYTSSAYSADPREIPLVRGKVANILEGASFPAHSHYEKSLVEVFETYPRDQLLQTPLEELRRIALGMLRLQERHRVKTFIRRDTFGRFLSCFVFVPRDRYDTGARVRIRELLEARFSAKSVDFSVRLSESVLARLLFIIYADQESTGDYNLSEIETAIVRATRTWTDDLYDSLVEGFGEERGTTLFHRYRNAFPAGYREEFLARRAYPDIDHMELLEKDGDLGMSLYRRLEEPDNHLRFKLFRKGRIVSLSEVLPLLENMGVEVVDEIGPFEVRPVCRPDSEERFWVHDFGLRAERSLDTGEVRGIFQEAFRRVWDSEVEDDGFNRLVLRAGLDSREITVLRSVCKYLRQTDLTFSQFYMESTLVRNPHLTRLLVRLFKARFDPRRQGQDNARAGAAAESLIAQINTALDGVASLDEDRIVRSFLNVILAMRRTNFYRTDAGGSPLPYLSFKLEPGEIPELPRPRPKFEVFVYSPRMEGVHLRGGDVARGGIRWSDRREDFRTEVLGLMKAQMVKNAVIIPVGAKGGFIVKKPPVNADRETMQREVIHCYETLIRGMLDLTDNLDASGETVPPAGVVRLDGDDPYLVVAADKGTATFSDLANGISEEYGFWLGDAFASGGSVGYDHKAMGITAKGAWESVKRHFRELGRDVQQEYFTVVGIGDMSGDVFGNGMLLSRHTKLVGAFNGVHIFLDPDPDPEASYAERERLFRRPRSTWTDYDESLISEGGGVFSRASKSVPLSPEVRELLGVEDRHLTPTELISAMLRAEVDLLWNGGIGTYVKSSGEADSSVGDRTNDALRVDGRDLRCKAVGEGGNLGMTQLGRIEYALARGGRVYMDAVDNSAGVDCSDHEVNIKVLLDSVVANGDMTDKQRGELLARMTEEVERHVLRDNYLQTQAISTEATQAPQMAELHGRYIAHLEASGSLDRGLEFLPSAEEVSDRKAEGGGLTTPELSVVLLYTKLTLYGKLLGSDAVDDEYLADELVRYFPDVLGERFRDEMKSHRLRREIVATSVVNSLVNRCGTTFAFRMGEETGAEFPDVARAYTATREVFGLRELWAGIEALDNKVPVRTQAGMYLACTKVTERAARWFVRNRRPPLDIRASVERFSGAMQTLREELPNLMLKGDEEALQGKIRSLTDRGVPEGLARRISLLDSLYSVLDIVDLAEKTGEDTGTVACIYLALGDRMNLRWLREHIEKLPRDNRWRTLARAALRDDLYSLQATLTEEIISAVPHGPAPQERIEAWAESNRRAVDRAIQVVRDVNQNGVYDLSTLPVILREIRNLTGSATANI comes from the coding sequence ATGTTGGCGAAGGACGATGTTCTTGAGTTGGTCGTCGGGAGGATAGGGTCGCAGTTTTCGGGCGGGGCGGCCCGCGAGGTGGAGGCTTTCGTCCGGCGGTACTACGCCTGGGTTCCGGAGGAAGACCTCTCGGACCGCTCGCCGGTGGACGTATACGGGGCTGCCGTCTCTCACTACAACTTCCTCAAGCACCGCAGGCCGGGAGAGGCGAAGGTGCGCGTCTACAATCCCGACCACGAGCAGGACGGCTGGCGTTCGACCCACACCGTCGTCGAGATCGCAACGGACGACATGCCCTTTCTCGTTGACTCCCTGAGCATGGAGCTCAACCGCCTCGGACACGGCATACACCTGCTGTTTCACCCGATCATCGCCGTCCGGCGTGACGCCGGGGGGAACCTGACGGGCCTCCCTGATTCCGGCGCTTCGGACCCGGAGTCCATCTACGAATCCATCATCCACATCGAGGTCGAGCGCCGCACCGAGCCGGAGGTTCTGGACGGGCTCGGAAGGGGCCTTGAGCGGGTTCTCTCAGAAGTCCGGGCCGCCGTCGAGGACTTCGGGGCGATGAAGGACCGCGTCTCGGAGATAGCCGCTGAACTCCGGGAAGCCCCGTCCGGGGCCCCGGACCCCGCCGGGGCCCGGGAGACGGCCGACTTCCTTGACTGGCTTGCGGAGGACCACTTCACCTTCACCGGCTACCGCGAGTACGAACTCCTCGAGGACCCTGAGAGCGGCGAGGACGCGCTCTACGACGTGCCGGACTCCGGCCTCGGCATCCTGCGCCGGAGCGGCTCGGAGCCGGTCGCCTCCGGCAGCTTCGCTCGTCTCTCCCCGCCCGCCCGCAGGCTCGCCCGCAGCCCGAACCTCCTGAACCTGACAAAGACAAACGCCGAGTCGCGGGTCCACCGCCCGGCCCACCTCGACTACATCGGGATAAAGAAGATTGACCCGGCGGGGAACATCGTCGGGGAGCGGCGGTTTCTCGGGATGTACACCTCGTCGGCTTACTCGGCGGACCCGAGAGAGATACCGCTGGTTCGCGGAAAGGTCGCGAACATCCTTGAAGGCGCGTCTTTTCCGGCGCACAGCCACTACGAGAAGTCGCTTGTCGAGGTCTTCGAGACGTACCCTCGCGACCAGCTTCTTCAGACGCCCCTGGAAGAACTGCGCCGCATCGCCCTCGGAATGCTCCGGCTTCAGGAACGCCACCGGGTCAAAACCTTTATCCGCCGCGACACGTTCGGACGCTTTCTCTCGTGCTTTGTCTTTGTGCCGCGCGACCGCTACGATACCGGCGCGCGAGTGCGCATACGGGAGCTGCTCGAAGCGCGGTTCTCCGCAAAGAGCGTGGACTTCTCCGTTCGTCTCTCCGAGTCCGTGCTGGCGCGGCTCCTCTTTATAATCTACGCCGACCAGGAGAGTACAGGGGACTACAACCTGAGCGAGATAGAGACCGCCATCGTCCGGGCCACCCGCACCTGGACGGATGACCTCTACGATTCGCTTGTCGAGGGCTTCGGCGAGGAGCGCGGCACGACCCTTTTTCACCGCTACCGCAACGCCTTTCCGGCGGGTTACCGGGAGGAGTTCCTTGCCCGGCGCGCCTACCCGGACATAGACCACATGGAGCTGCTCGAAAAAGACGGCGACCTCGGCATGAGCCTCTACCGCAGGCTGGAGGAACCGGACAACCACCTGCGCTTCAAGCTTTTCCGCAAGGGGAGGATAGTCTCGCTCTCGGAGGTCCTGCCGCTGCTCGAGAACATGGGCGTCGAGGTGGTGGATGAGATAGGCCCGTTCGAGGTCCGTCCGGTCTGCAGACCCGATTCCGAAGAGAGGTTCTGGGTTCACGACTTCGGCCTGCGCGCCGAGCGCTCGCTGGACACCGGGGAGGTGCGCGGCATCTTCCAGGAGGCTTTCCGGCGCGTCTGGGACTCCGAGGTCGAGGACGACGGCTTCAACCGGCTCGTCCTGAGGGCCGGGCTCGACTCCCGGGAGATAACCGTTCTGCGTTCGGTCTGCAAGTACCTCCGTCAGACGGATCTGACATTTTCCCAGTTCTACATGGAATCCACCCTCGTCCGGAACCCGCACCTCACCCGCCTGCTCGTCCGGCTCTTCAAGGCCCGCTTCGACCCGCGCCGCCAGGGCCAGGACAACGCTCGCGCCGGGGCCGCCGCAGAGAGCCTCATCGCCCAGATAAACACCGCCCTCGACGGCGTAGCGAGCCTCGACGAAGACCGCATCGTTCGCTCCTTTCTGAACGTTATCCTCGCCATGCGCCGGACGAACTTCTACCGCACCGATGCCGGAGGCAGCCCGCTCCCCTACCTCTCCTTCAAGCTGGAGCCGGGTGAGATCCCGGAACTCCCCCGGCCCCGCCCGAAGTTCGAGGTCTTTGTCTACTCCCCGCGCATGGAGGGCGTCCACCTGCGCGGCGGCGACGTCGCCCGGGGCGGCATCCGGTGGTCCGACCGCCGCGAAGACTTCCGGACCGAAGTCCTCGGTCTCATGAAAGCCCAGATGGTGAAGAACGCCGTGATCATCCCCGTCGGGGCGAAGGGCGGCTTTATCGTTAAGAAACCCCCCGTAAACGCCGACCGGGAGACGATGCAGCGCGAAGTCATACATTGTTACGAGACACTGATACGAGGCATGCTCGACCTGACGGACAACCTCGACGCTTCGGGTGAGACGGTCCCGCCCGCCGGGGTCGTGCGCCTCGACGGAGACGACCCGTACCTCGTGGTGGCGGCGGACAAGGGGACGGCGACGTTCTCGGACCTCGCGAACGGCATCTCAGAGGAGTACGGGTTCTGGCTCGGGGACGCCTTTGCCTCGGGGGGTTCGGTCGGCTACGACCACAAGGCGATGGGCATCACCGCGAAGGGCGCGTGGGAGTCCGTAAAGCGGCACTTCCGAGAGCTCGGCCGCGACGTGCAGCAAGAGTACTTCACCGTTGTCGGGATCGGGGATATGTCCGGTGACGTGTTCGGCAACGGGATGCTTCTCAGCCGCCACACGAAGCTTGTCGGGGCGTTTAACGGAGTGCACATCTTTCTTGACCCGGACCCCGACCCGGAGGCGAGCTACGCCGAGCGGGAGCGGCTCTTCCGGCGGCCGCGCTCGACGTGGACCGATTACGACGAGTCGCTTATCTCCGAAGGCGGCGGCGTGTTTTCAAGGGCGTCGAAGTCCGTGCCGCTCTCGCCCGAGGTAAGGGAACTGCTCGGCGTCGAGGACAGACATCTCACGCCGACGGAGCTTATAAGCGCGATGCTCAGGGCCGAGGTGGACCTGCTCTGGAACGGCGGCATCGGGACGTACGTAAAGTCCTCTGGCGAGGCCGACTCCTCGGTCGGGGACCGGACAAACGACGCGCTCCGGGTGGACGGGCGCGACCTGCGCTGCAAGGCTGTCGGGGAGGGCGGGAACCTCGGGATGACGCAGCTCGGGCGCATCGAGTACGCGCTTGCAAGAGGCGGGCGGGTCTACATGGACGCGGTGGACAACTCCGCCGGGGTGGACTGCTCCGACCACGAGGTAAACATCAAGGTGCTGCTCGACTCCGTCGTCGCGAACGGCGACATGACGGACAAGCAGCGCGGCGAGCTGCTCGCCCGCATGACGGAGGAAGTCGAGCGGCACGTTCTGCGCGACAACTACCTGCAGACGCAGGCTATCTCCACCGAGGCGACCCAGGCCCCTCAGATGGCCGAGCTGCACGGCCGGTACATCGCGCACCTTGAGGCCTCGGGGAGCCTGGACCGCGGCCTCGAGTTCCTGCCCTCGGCAGAGGAGGTGTCGGACAGGAAAGCCGAGGGCGGCGGCCTCACGACGCCGGAACTCTCCGTCGTTCTCCTGTACACGAAGCTCACGCTGTACGGGAAGCTCCTCGGCTCGGACGCCGTGGACGACGAGTACCTGGCGGACGAGCTCGTGCGCTACTTCCCGGACGTGCTCGGCGAGCGTTTCCGGGACGAGATGAAAAGCCACCGCCTGCGCCGGGAGATAGTCGCGACAAGCGTCGTCAACAGCCTCGTCAACCGCTGCGGCACCACGTTCGCTTTCAGGATGGGGGAAGAGACGGGGGCGGAGTTCCCGGACGTGGCCCGGGCCTACACCGCGACGCGGGAGGTCTTCGGGCTCCGGGAACTGTGGGCCGGAATAGAGGCCCTCGACAACAAAGTCCCGGTCCGGACGCAGGCCGGGATGTACCTCGCCTGCACAAAGGTCACCGAGCGGGCGGCGAGGTGGTTTGTCAGGAACCGCCGGCCGCCGCTCGACATCCGGGCCAGCGTCGAGCGGTTCTCCGGGGCCATGCAGACGTTGCGCGAGGAGCTACCGAACCTCATGCTCAAAGGCGACGAAGAGGCGCTTCAGGGGAAGATCCGCTCGTTGACGGACAGGGGCGTACCGGAGGGCCTTGCCCGGCGCATCTCGCTCCTCGACTCGCTCTACTCCGTTCTCGACATCGTGGACCTCGCCGAAAAGACCGGCGAAGACACCGGGACCGTCGCCTGCATCTACTTGGCTCTCGGCGACCGGATGAACCTTCGCTGGCTCCGGGAGCACATAGAGAAACTCCCCCGTGACAACCGCTGGCGCACCCTTGCGAGGGCCGCGCTAAGAGACGACCTCTACAGTCTGCAGGCCACCCTGACCGAGGAGATCATCTCCGCAGTCCCTCACGGTCCGGCCCCGCAGGAACGCATCGAAGCCTGGGCCGAATCAAACCGCCGCGCCGTGGACCGGGCCATTCAGGTTGTCCGGGACGTAAACCAGAACGGCGTCTACGACCTCTCCACCCTGCCCGTGATCCTGCGCGAGATCCGGAACCTCACGGGCTCGGCGACCGCGAATATCTAG
- a CDS encoding acyl-CoA dehydrogenase family protein, translating to MDFALTEKQRQIKNETARFADKEVAPGAAERDATDTYPNDLFERLSEMDYMGLSVPQEYGGAGEDFVSYAIALEELSRADAGVGATLAVHTSAGTMPILLFGTEEQKQRWVPSLASGEKIGCFMLTEPNIGSDAGAMEATAEKVEGGYALTGHKQWITNGRIAGTGIVFARLPGAGPTAFILPMDAEGLSFGRHAKKMGVISATTDDVILDGVFVPDKDLLGEPGKGLRVALGTLDPGRIGIAAQAVGIAEAAFRHATAFAAERQTFGKAIAEHQAIAFKLAEMQVKIRAARLLTYEAAWMKDAGERVTEAGARAKLFASQTANEVAFEAVQILGGRGYMKDESPVERLYRDARVTEIYEGTSEIQKLVLSRAILKEHAASLEAPAGVAGGTTVVG from the coding sequence GTGGATTTCGCGCTTACCGAAAAACAGCGGCAGATAAAGAACGAGACAGCCCGCTTCGCCGACAAGGAGGTAGCCCCCGGAGCGGCGGAGCGCGACGCAACCGACACCTACCCCAACGACCTCTTCGAGAGGCTCTCGGAGATGGACTACATGGGGCTCTCCGTGCCGCAGGAGTACGGCGGGGCGGGGGAGGACTTTGTCTCGTACGCTATCGCGCTCGAAGAACTCAGCCGGGCCGACGCCGGGGTCGGGGCGACGTTGGCCGTTCATACGAGCGCGGGGACGATGCCGATCCTTCTCTTCGGCACGGAGGAGCAGAAACAGCGCTGGGTTCCGTCCCTCGCGAGCGGCGAGAAGATCGGGTGCTTTATGCTCACGGAGCCGAACATCGGCTCGGACGCAGGCGCGATGGAGGCGACCGCCGAGAAGGTCGAGGGCGGCTACGCGCTGACGGGGCACAAGCAGTGGATCACGAACGGTCGCATAGCCGGGACGGGCATCGTTTTCGCCCGCCTCCCCGGCGCCGGTCCGACCGCTTTTATCCTTCCGATGGACGCCGAGGGCCTTTCCTTCGGCAGGCACGCGAAGAAGATGGGCGTTATCTCCGCGACCACCGACGACGTGATACTGGACGGCGTCTTCGTGCCGGATAAGGATTTGCTCGGCGAGCCGGGGAAGGGTCTGCGCGTCGCGCTCGGCACCCTCGACCCCGGACGCATCGGCATCGCCGCCCAAGCCGTCGGCATCGCTGAAGCCGCCTTCCGCCACGCGACCGCCTTCGCCGCGGAGAGACAGACCTTCGGCAAGGCGATAGCCGAGCACCAGGCCATCGCTTTCAAGCTCGCCGAGATGCAGGTGAAGATCCGGGCCGCGAGGCTCCTCACCTACGAAGCCGCCTGGATGAAGGATGCAGGCGAGCGCGTAACGGAGGCCGGGGCGAGGGCCAAACTCTTTGCTTCGCAAACGGCGAACGAGGTGGCATTCGAGGCGGTTCAGATCCTGGGCGGCAGGGGCTACATGAAAGACGAGAGCCCCGTCGAACGACTCTACAGAGACGCCCGCGTAACGGAGATATACGAGGGTACGTCCGAGATCCAGAAACTCGTCCTCTCCCGCGCCATCCTGAAGGAACACGCCGCCTCGCTTGAAGCCCCCGCCGGGGTCGCGGGCGGCACGACCGTCGTGGGATAG
- a CDS encoding MOSC domain-containing protein has translation MSVVGTVGSLWRYPVKSMRGEEMEEVFVGFSGVYGDRHFAFKSPKRPKGFPYLTGREQEQMLRYRPGFRHPEKAAKPPNLESAESLPPGINPVDASPGEMMVDVLTPSGTTLAVDDRGLTDLLNEGVGEDLTLVRSDRALTDCRPVSLISYQTVARIGEELGSDLDHRRFRANIYLDLDGEGFGENEFVGKSLRVGDKAVVATIERDPRCKMISLDPDTGEHDPRVLRKVAQAHDNLAGVYCAVLVEGRVRKGDTVELLD, from the coding sequence GTGAGCGTAGTCGGCACGGTGGGTAGCCTCTGGCGCTATCCGGTCAAGAGCATGAGGGGCGAGGAGATGGAGGAGGTTTTCGTCGGTTTCTCCGGGGTTTACGGGGACCGGCATTTCGCCTTCAAGAGCCCGAAGAGGCCGAAGGGTTTTCCGTACCTGACCGGGCGGGAGCAGGAACAGATGCTCCGCTACCGACCGGGTTTCCGGCATCCGGAGAAGGCCGCAAAGCCGCCGAACCTGGAGTCGGCGGAGAGCCTGCCGCCGGGGATCAACCCGGTAGACGCGTCACCCGGGGAGATGATGGTGGACGTTCTTACGCCCTCGGGGACGACGCTTGCGGTGGACGACCGGGGGCTTACGGACCTGCTGAACGAGGGGGTCGGAGAAGACCTGACGCTCGTGCGCTCGGACCGGGCGCTGACCGACTGTCGGCCGGTCTCCCTTATCTCCTACCAGACGGTGGCCCGGATCGGGGAGGAACTCGGGTCCGACCTCGACCACCGGCGGTTCCGGGCGAACATCTACCTGGACCTCGACGGAGAAGGCTTCGGCGAGAACGAGTTTGTCGGGAAATCGCTGCGCGTCGGGGATAAAGCCGTTGTTGCGACAATCGAGCGCGACCCGAGGTGCAAGATGATCTCCCTCGACCCCGATACCGGGGAACACGACCCCCGGGTTCTACGCAAGGTCGCTCAGGCCCACGACAACCTCGCCGGCGTTTACTGCGCCGTGCTCGTCGAGGGCAGGGTCCGGAAGGGGGACAC
- a CDS encoding DEAD/DEAH box helicase: MTVETTAGATHASFESFEDLHVSEHIRRAVEKMGWEKPSPIQALTLPALLDGADVVGVAQTGSGKTAAFSIPMIEGLNSHEWGVQALILVPTRELAAQTAEEIKNLSGDKPVKPLVVCGGMSMNNQITALKAKPRSKKNRTRPVQVVVGTPGRILDHLQRGTMDLSFVKYLALDEADRMLDMGFAPDVARILAKTPNERQTALFSATMPKEIKKIVERHMRSPKWMAVESKVQTVDTVEQVYYRVNGQDKIGALKSIIDAEEAPSAIIFRRTKRGATNLHKQLERQGYRAGLLHGGKTQAQRTKALESFDRGRTNVLVATNVASRGLDIPNVSHVINFDLPEDAETYVHRIGRTARAGKEGIAATLLTDSELREFNRMKKTLKVNVQESQLPKTAFQKSA, from the coding sequence ATGACCGTAGAAACAACCGCCGGGGCGACGCATGCCTCTTTCGAGTCGTTTGAGGATCTGCACGTATCGGAGCATATCCGTCGCGCCGTAGAGAAGATGGGCTGGGAGAAGCCGTCTCCCATTCAGGCTCTCACGCTACCCGCGCTCCTCGACGGCGCCGACGTAGTCGGGGTCGCGCAGACCGGGAGCGGCAAGACCGCCGCGTTCTCGATCCCCATGATCGAAGGCCTCAACTCCCACGAGTGGGGCGTGCAGGCCCTTATCCTCGTCCCGACGCGGGAGCTTGCCGCCCAGACCGCCGAGGAGATAAAGAACCTCTCCGGCGACAAGCCGGTGAAGCCGCTCGTCGTATGCGGCGGGATGAGCATGAACAACCAGATCACGGCCCTCAAGGCCAAGCCCAGAAGCAAGAAGAACCGCACCCGTCCGGTGCAGGTCGTAGTCGGGACGCCGGGGCGCATCCTCGACCACCTCCAGCGCGGCACGATGGACCTTTCGTTCGTGAAGTACCTGGCTCTGGACGAGGCCGACCGGATGCTCGACATGGGCTTCGCTCCGGACGTGGCCCGCATCCTGGCGAAGACCCCGAACGAGCGTCAGACGGCGCTGTTCTCGGCGACGATGCCGAAGGAGATAAAGAAGATAGTCGAGCGGCACATGCGCTCCCCGAAGTGGATGGCGGTCGAGAGCAAGGTCCAGACCGTTGACACCGTCGAGCAGGTCTACTACCGCGTAAACGGTCAGGACAAGATAGGCGCGCTCAAGTCCATCATAGACGCCGAGGAGGCCCCGTCGGCGATTATCTTCCGGCGCACCAAGCGCGGCGCGACGAACCTGCACAAGCAGCTCGAACGTCAGGGTTACCGGGCCGGGCTGCTTCACGGCGGCAAAACCCAGGCCCAGCGCACGAAGGCCCTCGAGTCCTTTGACCGGGGCCGGACGAACGTTCTTGTCGCGACGAACGTCGCCTCGCGCGGCCTCGACATCCCGAACGTCTCGCACGTTATCAACTTCGACCTGCCGGAAGACGCCGAGACCTACGTGCACCGCATCGGACGCACCGCGCGGGCCGGTAAGGAAGGCATCGCCGCGACGCTCCTCACCGACTCCGAGCTGCGCGAGTTCAACCGGATGAAGAAGACCCTCAAGGTCAACGTGCAGGAGAGCCAGCTCCCGAAGACCGCCTTCCAGAAGTCGGCCTAG
- a CDS encoding nucleotidyltransferase domain-containing protein has protein sequence MTKSSRGSTEPTLKRRSEVKEVLAATRRLARFRRDIVAVALAGSWATGRPTMESDVDLVVLTTEKALYLRDETWVRELGGVEMLRTRDWGPLYTERRFVMRYGLEVEFGVAPPEWAATDPPDPNILEDIGRGGLEPVYDPEGILGRLIRARKKLSG, from the coding sequence ATGACGAAGAGTAGCCGAGGCTCAACAGAACCAACCCTGAAGAGAAGGTCCGAGGTCAAAGAAGTGCTGGCTGCAACGCGCAGGCTTGCACGGTTCCGTCGAGACATCGTAGCCGTCGCTCTCGCAGGTTCGTGGGCGACAGGCAGGCCAACGATGGAGTCGGACGTAGACCTCGTCGTTCTCACGACGGAGAAGGCGCTCTACCTGAGAGATGAGACCTGGGTGCGCGAACTCGGCGGTGTCGAGATGCTCCGCACCCGAGACTGGGGGCCGCTCTACACCGAGCGTCGTTTCGTAATGAGGTACGGCTTGGAAGTCGAGTTCGGGGTCGCGCCGCCGGAGTGGGCCGCGACAGACCCGCCGGACCCGAACATCCTGGAGGACATCGGGCGCGGCGGGCTGGAACCGGTCTATGACCCGGAGGGCATTCTCGGGAGGCTTATCCGGGCCCGTAAAAAGCTCTCCGGCTAG
- a CDS encoding cupin domain-containing protein, translating into MADHPRVVNGRDVPPSEMSHGERFGYKRRSLSAATGAENLGCSLYEIPPGKQAWPRHYHLANEEAIYVMEGSGTLTIGDTKTAVSPGDYAHFEASESAVHSLFNDSETPLVYLCFSTMNVPDVMVYPDSEKVGVFGGAAPGGAKEKRTFSRFLSTKKEVGYFDDEE; encoded by the coding sequence ATGGCGGACCACCCGAGAGTAGTAAACGGGCGCGATGTACCCCCAAGTGAGATGTCGCACGGTGAACGCTTCGGTTACAAGAGAAGGTCTCTGAGCGCGGCAACCGGAGCGGAGAACCTCGGCTGCAGCCTCTACGAAATCCCGCCCGGCAAACAGGCCTGGCCCCGCCACTACCACCTCGCCAACGAAGAAGCCATCTACGTAATGGAAGGTTCCGGCACACTTACCATCGGTGATACAAAAACAGCCGTCTCACCGGGAGATTACGCCCACTTCGAGGCCAGCGAAAGCGCGGTTCACAGCCTCTTCAACGACTCCGAAACGCCGCTTGTATATCTCTGTTTCTCGACGATGAACGTCCCGGACGTGATGGTCTATCCGGATTCGGAGAAGGTCGGCGTCTTCGGCGGCGCGGCTCCGGGCGGCGCCAAAGAGAAACGCACCTTCAGCAGATTCCTCTCGACGAAAAAAGAAGTCGGCTACTTCGATGACGAAGAGTAG